The genomic region CTGGCCGGATTTTTTCGGACCATCAGATCGATTTCCTCCCTTGTAATACCTTCCTTCAACAACCCTTCTATAAAGGCCCGTAACCCATCGGGATGAATAGGATTCATGGCCTGGCCTAAATCAGAAGATAGGATGTAATATTGAGCCCCAACGGTTTTGATTGCCCTGGCTATGTCAGATAAAGGAACATGGCTCCAATTTCGCATCCAGGCCTGATGGGCTTGAGGACCCATGAGGGTTCCAATAAAAGCATGCTCCATGTAGCCGCCCATCCGGGCTACTTCCTTCATGTCTTCCAGGGAAAGTCGAACCGGATCTTGCATGGCATGGGTAACCAGAATTTTCTTAACCCCCATCTCCCTGGCCACCGGAATGAGGGTTAAAATTTCTTTGGCCGAACTATGCCCCATTTCCAGTATCAGATTGTTTTCAGCAATAATTTTAAAGACTTCCAGAAGTTCAGGAACCGGTTTTCCGTTCTCGTCCAATAGATTAACCCCCTTTCGGTTTTCCTTAAAGAACTGAATATGGTTGACAGCATCCAGGGTCGGAAGCCACACTACCTTACCCCGCTGACCGGTAAAATTAACCATTCGCCGAACGGCTTCCGGGTTTATCCCACCTACGGCCTTATTCAAAACTATCCCGCCGAAAACCTCTATACCCGGAACAATTTTTTGAGCGATATAGGCCCGATCTGCCGTCATGGTCAGATGATTCTTTAGTACAATGGCCCGCATTTTGTACTCCCTTGCCTTTGCTGCGATTTCAATATCGTCAATACTTCTGGCCGATTCATCAGGAGCAGAGTGTACATGGAAATCGATGGCTCCCTCCAAAGGATTGCCCTGAAGACTCGGTGGAAAAACCCCTTGAGCAGAACTTAACCGGCTAACCAGGCTTAATAGAAGTATGCCCCCTATGCATCCAAAAAATAAACGTTTTGTCATGGCATTGTATCTGAAAGTGTTTCCCACAATGATGCAAAGGATTTCATAGTCTAAAATCCAGGGGTTCCTTTTCGTTACCTTAGAATAAAATTTGCATCTTTGTGAGAAAAATCAGGTTTGATTCAAATTGGTAGACGTTAATTTGAAAAATTCTCCCTTGCAAAATGGGAAAACTCCTATCAACAGTTAACGCAACTTTATCCTTCAGTCAAATAAAATCCTTGACTACTTAAGAGGATGGTATAAACTCGTCCTTCAGGAGGTAAATTATCTATGCCAGTGCCAAGGAAACTCGGGGAAATCTTAGTCGAAGAGGGACTTATCACCGCAGATCATTTAAATCAGGCCCTTGAAAGACAAAAAGAAACCGGGCGGCAACTCGGTGCCATTTTAATAGAAATGGGCTTTTTAAAGAAAGAAGAATTATTAACCTGTTTAAAGGAAAGGTTTGGGATCTCCTCTGCAAATCTTGATTCGGTATCCTTTATTGAACCGAACCTTCTTAAATTAATTCCCCGGGATACCGCTGAAAAATATGTAGCGATCCCTTTGGAACTCAAGAATCGAAAGTTAGTGGTAGCCATGGCAGATCCTTTAAATATGGCAGATATAGATGACATTCAATTCAGAACCGGTTACAGTACTATACCGGTTTTTGCTTTTGAGTCCGATCTAAGAAAGGCGATAAATAAATTTTACAGTCAAAGTGAAAAGCAGACCCCAGAAGTCGGTAAATTGTCAGGAGGAACCGTATCGGACTTAGAAAGCAAGGAGATCTATGGAGAAACCGATGAAATTGAAGGAACTTCTTCTACTGAAGAAGAAATAGAAGTGATCTCTTTGATGGAGCTGGATTCTCCTATCAATAAATTTTTACATGGTATCTTTAGCACGGCGGTTCAAAATCATGTTGATGAAATTCACATGGAGTTTTACCCGGATGGAGGTCGTGTACGGTACCGAATGGATAATGTCTTGTATGAAGTGCTGGGATCCAGCCGGCCTGCGAAAAGTGCTTTGTTAAATCGATTAAAGCGATTGCTGGGATTAGAAGCCCTGGTGAAGTCCGATTTCCAGAAAAAATATGTCAAGCTTAAACTCGGAGATCATTTTCCTCTACTAGATCTTTCTGTGTTTTCTTGCCCTTTGGACGGGGGAGAGAAGATTTTGTTCAAATTAAAGAATAGATCCTCTCCTCTAAATTTAGACCGATTGGGTCTGGAAGCCTCTACGGTCAAGAATTTACAAGAAATCCTTAGAAAACCTACGGGATGTACGCTGGTTACCGGACCGATTCGAAGTGGAAAAATGACTACCCTCTATACCTTACTCTGCCTGGCAACACCTCCAGAACTTAACAAGATGACCTTAGAAGATGCCACAGCCTATTCTCTAAAAGGGGTTAACCAGATTATGGTATCCCCGGAAGAGGGATTTACTTACCTTACAGGCCTTCAATTTATCAAGGCTCATCTGCCGGATTTGATCATGATCGATACCTTAAGGGATCCGGAGTTGGCAGATAAAGCCTTTGATCTGGCGGCAGAAACCCGTTTGATGAGTTCTTTGGGAGCTCTGGATACCACCCAGGCCATCATGAGACTTCTTACCTACCTGCCGGCTGCTAAGCTGGCTAATAACCTTAATTGTGTGATTGCTCAAAGGTTGGTTCGTAAGATTTGTGGAAATTGTAAGGAGCCTATCATTTTGTCTGAGTCGAATATGGAGAGGCTCGGCTTTACCCCCCAGGATACCTGCTATACCGGAAAAGGATGTGCCAGTTGCGGTTATACCGGATATCAAGGAGTTACCGGAATTTTTGAAGTCTTATGGTGCTCGGATAACATCCGAAGGCTGATAATCAACGAATGCAGCGCAGAGGAGTTGAAAACGGCAGCCATACAAGAGGGAATGTCTACCTTACGAAAGAGTGGCTTGGAAAAAGTTAAACAGGGTATCACCACGCTGAACGAAGTGATACGATCCACACTTCGCTCCGCCGTGTAAAGGGATTTATGAACGAAAAAACCATCAAGATTTTATTGGAAGAAGCTGCCCTTACTCCGGAACAACTGGCTCAGGTACGAGAAGAGCAGAGAAGATCTGGAACGAGTCTTCAGATTACTCTGGATAAAATCGGGCTCGGAGAGGAAAAGATCGTAAAAATTTTAAGTGAGAAATTCCGTATTCCCATGGTGGATTGGTCCAACGTACAAATAAATCCCGAAGTTTTAAGTATCGTACCGGAAGAAAAAGCAAGGAAATATTTGGTATTTCCCCTGTCTGTGGAGCGCATGGAACGACGACAAGGCCGGATCACCCTGGCCATGGTGGATCCCCTGGATCTCGCCACACTTACCGAAATCAGCTTCATGACTGGCTGTAATATCAAACCCCTGATCGCCTCAGAATCTTCTATTCTGAATGCCATCAAGAAATACTATGGGATGGTAAGTGAAAAGATCGAAAGTCCGGAAGAAAAGGAATCCGGCGGACCTATGGGGATAGGTTTGAAGCCCTCCGTCCTGGGAGAAGAAAAAGCCTCTCCCATTAAAGGGATTGAAGAATTACGTACCCTGGCCAAAGATCTTGCAGGATCTATAGAATCCCTGGAGGAGAAAGAAGAAGTCATTCCGGCAGGACCAGAAAACCAGGCGGATAAGTGGCTTGTTCAGATTTTAACCCAGGCCTTTAAAAAGGGGGTCAGCGAAGTCCATCTGGATCCCCACGAACGGGGCTTGACGGCTCGCTATCGTATAGACGGTATTTTATATAACTTCGGAGAATCTCCCCCAGGACTGAAAAAAGCCGTTATTTCCGCTTTGAAACAACGGGGTCAAATCACGGTACCTACCGATAAAGTACCTTATCAAGGGGATCTTATCCTTAAACTGGACTCAAAGGAAAAAGTGGAATTTCTCGTTTCTATGTGCCCCACTTTTTATGGAGAAAAAATTACCTTAAAAACAAAAAAGAAGGCCACAGATTTGCTGGATGTGACCAGATTGGGGTTTGAAGAAAATACTTTAAAAATGTTTCTTAAACTCCTGGATGTTCCCGATGGTCTCATTTTAATTACCAGCCCCCTGAATGGAGGGAAAACCACGACTTTCTATGCCATCCTTCAATATCTCAATCGTCCCCATCTAAATATCGTAACGCTTGAAGATATGATCGAGTACTCTATCATGGGAATCAACCAGAGTTACCTGGAAAATCCAGAAAAGATCCGAGAAAAAGCTTTCCAATTGATGGATTATCATCCAGATGTGTTTGGGATAGGGGAAATTCTCAATAAAGAAGCGGCTCGAATCGCCTTAGATCTTTCCTCTCAAACCCTGGTCCTTGCCACCTTAACGGCCTCCGATACCGCCAGTGCCCTCCTCCAGTTCTTTTCCCTGGTAGAACCTCGTACCAACTGGGAGCGAAGTTTGGTCCTGGATTCCATTAATTGCATTGTTTCTCAGCGGCTTGTTCGACAAATCTGTCCCACCTGTAAAGAGGAACTAAAACCCCAAGGAAATACCTCTGGATTTAACAAACTCACCCTGGGCTTATCGACTTCTTCGGAAATACCTAACCCAGGAATCCCCCCAGGTCCCTCTGAAAAAGAAAGTAGTATACCTTCCTTTTATAAAGGAAAAGGATGTGCAAACTGCTATCAAACAGGTTACAAAGGCCTGACCGGTCTTTTTGAAATTATGAGAATCACCCGAGAAATTAAAGATATGGTTCTCTCAGAACCTTTAACCGGTAACCTGAGAAAAATTCTACGGGACCTGAAAATGACTACCCTGGAAAAAAGTGGGATGCAAAAGATAAAAAATGGAATAACCTCCTTTGAAGAGATTAAACGGGTACTGGCCTGGTAAAGGGTGAAAATACTCTGACCGGCCACAAAGACCTGAGAGGTAATAAAAGTTGAGAAAATTTTTACTCTGGTAAACCTGTGGTTCTTGAGGTTAGTATAAAGTATTAAACCCAAATATTCCATTTTCTTTTGTTGATGTTTGCTTTATGAACGACCCCTCTAATAAGTTCTCTAATCTCATTCATCCTCTTTCATTGGGATCGCCTTCTGCTAAAGCGAAGGAAGAGATCGAAGACCTTAAAAGCTATCTAGAAGTCTCGAGGGATTTTCAAAATGACAAGGAAGTTGATCTGATAAAGGAAATTCTCCTTCTCCTGGAAAAGGCCATTAAAGTCTGTCAGATTTATCATTCCGGTCATCCCACCTATCAGAAGTTTATCGAACTGCTTGGAAAACGCTTCGAAGTCTGTCAGACCCACATTGACCCCATCGTCCTTCGTATAGAGCAATTTGAGATTATTTTCGAAGATGAGGTGGTTTATAAAAATTCCGATAAAAACGTGAGTGTGGCCTTCAAGCTCTTCAAAGATGGCATCACCTTCCTGTCCTTTTACAAAGGACTTACCCAACAGGAAATCGTAGAGTTTGTCGGCGCTTTAGCCTTAGCTTCCAGGGATGAAAATAAAAGTGAGGATCTTCTGACCCTCTTCTGGGAGAAGGATTTCGAACATATTGCCTATCAAGTTATAGATCATTTTATTGAAACGGAATTGGCCGATAATGAGGAATATAAGGCTTTCATTGAAAAACTTAATTCAGAGTCAGGAGTTGACTTGAAGACCATCCCTCCAGAAGACCTGAGATCCGATGAGCCGACCGAAATAGCTCTGGAGTTCGGTTTTTCCCCGGAGATATTCCTTCAACCCCTCCCGGATTCCTCGGATTGGAAGAAAGAAGAACTGATTCCTCTTACTCAATCGGATTTAGAAGAGATAAAGAAAATTAAAGAGCAGATAAATACCGAAACCCCCCTCAATCTGGTTTATAAGATGACGGCCATTCTTTTTGAGGTTCTCCACTTGAGGAAAGGCCTATCCGAGTATAAAGAAATTCTAAATGTTTTAGAAAAAATCGTCGAACCGCTGGTCGCTCACGGTAATTTTTTCTCAGCCAGTGAAATCCTTCAAAAACTAAGAAGAGAAATCATCCCCTTGGCAACCCAGCTCTCTCCGGAGCATTTAAAACTCGTCCAGGATGTTATAGATCGTATAGGGAACCTGCAAGGGATAAACCGGGTTGAGATGGGGTTGAAGTCCCTTCACCCGGATCGATTAGGATGGGTCCTGGATTTTCTAACCCTTCTCAGCCCCCAGGCGATTCCTTATCTGGCCGGTTTATTAAAGAAAGTTCGCGACTCCCGGGTTCAAAAAGTTCTTTACGAGGCTATCCTGGCCTTAGGACGGGAGAATATTTCCATGCTGTTGACCGCTCTGGAGACCGGAGCCCTTCCCATGACTTCAGAAATCGTCTCCCTGATTTTAGAGCAACAAAAAACAACAGAAGAACATAGAGAAGAATGGGTACGCCTGACCCATCTTGCCCTTCATAAAGATCCTAAAGTTCGAGAAAGCCTGGCAGATGTTTTAGGTAAATTGCCTCACCCCATGTCGGGTTCTTTATTGCTAAAGCTTCTTCAAGACCCTGATCCGGGAGTTCGAAGCCGGGCTTTAACCAGCCTATCCCATTTCCATGATGACAAAATAGCCGCAGGACTCTTAAAAATCATCATTCGGAAGGATTTCAATACGAAACCTTTTGCGGAAAAAAAAGAATTTTTCAAGGCCTTAGGAAATCAGAAATCGATTAGAACGATTCCTATCTTACGCAAAATTCTTCAAAGGGAAGAGAGGTGGTTCAACCTGGGGAAATATGATGAAGTAAGGCTAGGCGCCACTCTGGCCCTGGGTATATTAGGGGCGCAAGAAGGACCCCTGGCCCTGGCAGCCCGGGAAGCCTTGAAGGAAGGAACACAATCTCGAAGGAAAATAGTGAGAGAAGCCTGTGAAAAAATTTTGAAAAAAATCGGCTCTTAGTAATTAACAAAGACTTATTATCGATTGTTAATTAGGAGGGGCTGATGGTTCATCGTGAATAAACCTACAACCTCGACTTTTCTGCCCGGAGAACTGGAAAAGCTTACGGAAAGGCAAATCGGTAAATTCGGAATAACTTTTATCCTCCAGCTTTATGGCTCGCTGAAAACCATCCACCTTCACGAATTTCATCATCCTGCCGTAGGAAAATCTCTGGAAAAACTCTACAGCACCTTAACTGACTTACAAAGCAAGATTGGGGATCTTGTCCTCCAACTGGTTGACGAGTACCTCTTTCTCAATGAGATTCGACTCCCCATCCATGCGGAAAGTTTTATGGCTTACGATGTTATAGCAAGCCGGATGAAAAGCTATCGAATAGGTGGAATGGTCTTTCTTAGAGGCGTAGATCTGGAAGAATTAAAGAAATTTATGTATCTTTTCCTCCAGATAGATTCGCAATCCCAAGAACCTTTTAAACAACTTACCGCATCCCTGCGTAACCATGCCATCACCGGTATCCGGCTTCTTCGACCGGAGGAGATCGCTAAAAACGTAAAATCCACTGCTGTAGATATTCGGGAGAAAGCTAAAATGGCCTACTTTCGAACTATTTTCGTTGCAAAGCAAACCGCTCAGGATGTTCTGGAAAAAGAGACCCTGAATGTAAGACGCGTGAAACGTGCCGTTCAGCCCATTGTAGATCTTGTGCTACAGGATGAGTTTGCTTTACTGGGGTTGATGACGATTCAGAACTATGATGCCTATACTTCTAATCATTCGGTTAATGTTTCCGTTTATTCCATTATCTTAGGACAGAGGTTGGGGCTTTCCAAAAAACAATTGGGAGATTTAGGGGTTACGGCCCTCTTTCATGACATCGGGAAAACCGAAATACCCCGTAAAGTTCTCAATAAACCTTCTAAACTAACCGACGAGGAGTGGCGTGTATTACAGGAACACCCGATTACGGCGGCTATTGCCCTGGTAAAATTGAAGGAAGTCAGTGAGTTAATCGTGAAGGCTATGATTGTAGGTTTTGAACATCATTTAAACTATGATCTCTCGGGATATCCCAAACTTACCCGACAAAGGAAACAACATCCCTTTAGCCGAATTGTAAGTATTGCTGATTGCTTTGATGCTATGACCAGTGCCCGCGTTTATAGTAAGCCTATTTCTCCGGATAATGCCCTGGCGCTCATGCTAAAAAAAAGCGGGAAAACCCATGATCCGGTCCTTTTAAAACTCTTTATCAATACCATAGGGGTTTATCCGGTAGGAACTTTGGTTCAACTTAATACCGGAGAACTCGGAATCGTTCTTCGCACCAATCCCAGGGAAATTCTACGCCCGCAAATCAAGCTGATCCTGGATAGTCAGGGCCGTAAGTTGGATGGCGAAGTGATTAATCTGGCTGCTCAGGGAGAAACCTTCAAAAGAGACATCGTCAAGGTCCTAAACCCTACCGAGTACGGAATCAATGTATCAGATTTGATGTAGCTTTGTTCCTCTTTGTGCTCTGCAGGCCGGGCTATGTGCCAAAACGAAACGAATTTTAAGGACCCCTTGAGGCCGGTAGAGGCCTGGTGGATTCATAGGTAACATGAAAATTTACCGTTATGCTAAAAAAAGCGAGAATAAAAATTTCCTTGGAACCTTTTGCCTTTTATCTTTTCTTTTACTGGCTTTTTTCATCGTGGGGTTGATTTCCGCAACTCCCTCCCCAGGCCAGAAATCCCAGGAGACTGATACCGAATCGGAACTCTTAACAAATGTGGAGGAAGTGTTCAAGGAAGTCAGTCAGATCCGAGGCCTGGAAATCAAGTATCCTATTCGGAAGGGGTTTAAATCCCAGGTAGAATTACGGGCATTTGTGCTAAAAAAGTTAGAAGAGGAGTACACCGATCAGGAAATAGCGGCTGAAACTAAAGCCATGGTTAAATGGGGGTTCTTCCCTAAGGATATACAACTTAAAGAATTACTGGTAAATCTACTGGCCGAGCAGGTAGCTGGCCTGTACGATCCCAAGGAGAAAATATTTTATATTTCCAACTGGATTCCCGGATTCCTTCAGAAACCCATCATGGCCCACGAATTGACCCATGCCCTCCAGGATCAGTATTTCGATTTGGATCAATTTTTGCGACGTGTTAAGGATAATGATGACGAGGTTCTGGCTCGAACGGCTCTTATTGAAGGGGAAGCCCTGGCCGTCATGATTGAATATCTCCTGAAGCCTCAAGGACTGGATTTCTCAACTTTAACGGATTTGATTCCCCGACTGAAAAACCAGATTTCCATTCTCGGAGGAGATTTAGGAGAGGGAAGTCAAATTCCTGAAATCATTAAAGAAACCCTTTTATTTCCCTATTTACAGGGAATTTCATTTGTTCAGACCTTCCGAAAATCCCACCCCTGGAAAGATTTCTCGGAAATTTATGCGGATCCCCCGGCTTCTTCAGAACAGATTCTCCATCCTGAGAAATACTTCGATGCTCGGGATCGCCCGATTCCCATTACCTTGGAGAGCATCTCAGATCTGTTACCGAAGGACTGGAAGGAAATTTACACCAACGTATTAGGGGAGTTAGGAATTTCTATTTTGATAAAAAAGTTTGCAGGGGAAGAAATGGCCAAACTGGCTGCGGGAGGTTGGGGGGGAGACCGATACAAACTTTTAGAAGATCCAAATACAGGAAACCTGCTGCTAATTCATTTCTCCACCTGGGATTCGCCAAAAGATGCCATGGAGTTTTTTCTGGCTTATCGGCAGGTGGTGGAAAATAAATATACTTCGGCACAACTCCTTCAATCCGAGAAGCGGAGGTATTATCTGTGGTCTACAGGGGAAGGGGAGGTGTATCTGGAAATAAAAGGAACGGATGTCCTGGTCATTGAGGGAGCCTCTGAAGACCTGCTGCCAGCCATCCAGAAAAGGTTGTGGGACAGCCGGAAAGGTTAATTTCCTTTCCGATCCTTCCTCTTTTACTCCCATATCCTTTCTCCCTTGAAACATTTTCTTAAACTTGAATTAATTTTCGTTAATTTTTAATTTTAATTCCTTGACAAACATTTTTACTTATGGTATAAAATTTGCTATTATCAAACATCGAGCTAGAGATTTCTTTTATCCCCTTTACTCCTAGATGAAAAAGGTGACGCATATGTCTAAAATATTAGGACTAGACGTTGGTGATACCAAGATAGGGATAGCTATCAGCGATAGGCTGGGTTTCATAGCTTATGGATTTGCTATCTTAAAAAGGAGAAATATCTATGGGGACATCCAGTATATACAGAGACTTATAAGAGAGCAGCATGTAGATGAATTGGTGGTCGGACTTCCTATTAAAATGGATGGACATAAAAGTAGACAAACGGAAAAAACCCTTATCTTTACTAAACTTTTAAGGAAACAACTCAATATTCCGGTACATACCTGGGATGAAAGATTAACCACTGTCGAGGCGATTAAAACCTTAAAATCCGGTAAGATTAGAAGAAAACAAAGGGCTCATTTAATAGACAAGGTGGCTGCAACCATTATACTTCAAAGTTATCTGGATAGAAAAAATTATCGAAATCATCCGGTAGATGTTTCTCTTTAAAAAATTACCCTGAGTGGATAGGAGAGGTTGTATCTGCCAATAGGTTTCGATGCCCTCTTGGCGGATATAACCGGTCCTACCGGAGTTCTTTTTCTTAAGTCTCTAAGGGAAAGAAAAAGTCTTGAAGAAAGGGACAAAATCAACCCGCCTGAAATCCAAAAGATCTCATCCAAAATGAGAGGTTATTAAATCTCCTTCAGGAGACAAAATCTATCTACCCCAGCAAGAATAAAAAAAGATAAATCTCTTCTTTCGATTCCCTTCCCTTATTAAATCTAACCTTTTTAATAAAATTCCTTGACAAGTCATAATTTAGTCATAAAGTCATAGTGATAAAGATGAGAACATTTGGAATGCGTCAAATGTGGAGAATTATAAAAACAACTGTCTTTTATCTTGGGAATAGGGTAAGCCATTTTACAATTGCTAAAAACTCTAATTATAGCTGATCAAATCACAGGAGAGAGGTTGTTATGAAAGTCTCGCTTTATGTTCCACCGGGTGGATACTTTGCAGAGAGGTGGTCTCAAGGCCATATGATGCCGGCTCTTGGAATTCTCTATATGGCAGCAGTTCTGGAGAAAAATGGAATCGATGTCGAAGTGGTACCCAGTCATGTTTTAAAGCTTTCCTGGAGAGATATTTATCGCCGAATTGAAACGGATAAACCGGATGTGGTAGGTATTACGACGACCACAGAAAACAGATTTTTAGGCTTTAAGCTGGCCAAAGTGGCCAAGAGGGCTTATCCAGAAACCTTTGTAGTGATGGGAGGTCCCCATTTTAATGGGACGGCCCATGATACCCTTCTCCATCTTCCCTTTGTCGACGGTGTGGTGTCCGGTGAAGGAGAGATGACGCTTCTGGAGTTGGTTAAAGCCCTGGAACAGAAAGGTGACCTGAAGGATATTCAGGGACTTTCCTTCCGAAAGGACGGCCATATCCTTCACAACCCCAAGCGGGTTCTCGTCCCCGACCTTAATGAATTACCCTTACCGGCCCGACATCTGGAACCTTGGAAGGCTTATAACTTTACCATGGACATCCCGGGTAAGGGCCCCGTACCTGCCGGGAATATGATGACCAGTCGGGGCTGTCCGTTTACCTGTACCTTCTGCGCAACCCCTACCAATTGGGGCCGGAAAGTGCGCGGGTTGACCCCTGAAAACGTGGTGAAGGAAGTCGAACATCTCATGGAACATTATGAAGCCCAGGCCATCTGGTTCTACGACGATACCTTTAATTACAATCCCAAACGCCTGGAGAAAATTTGTGATTTGATGATTGAGCGAAAATTAAATGTAAAGTGGTATTGCGAGATCCGGGTTGATGTCATGAGCAAACGACTCCTGGCAAAAATGGCAGAAGCCGGACTTTACTACGTAGGATTCGGCATTGAATCGGCTTCGGAGCGGGTTTCCAGGGATATTGTAACTAAACAGGCCACTTTACAAGAGGCCTACGACGTGATCCGATGGTCCTTAGAGTTTGGAATAATTCCCAACCCATTCTTTATCTTTAGCCATCCTACCGAAACCTGGGAAGAAGCCCAGGAAACCATCCGGGTCATCGAAGAGACCCGAGCCATGGGATGCGATGTCAGTGCTTCTATTACCCATATTTATCCCGGTACGCCCCTGGAGCAAAGAGCGAAGGCAGAAGGAAAGCTTCCCAAAGATTTCTCCTGGACCAAGAAAAATGACCGGCGGGTCATCCTTCTGACCGCAGCCCAGGGACACGCGCCTTTGTATATCGATAAGTTAACCTGGAGTCAAATCTGCGAACTCATCTTTCGATTCTCCAATGTCCACAGAAAAATATCCCTGTATCGGAAGATTCCCATCGTATTGAAAAGTATACGCTCTTGGGGAGATGTGTATCGTTACTCGGTAATGGCCTTTGTCTTCGCCAGGCTAAAACTTCGAAGGTTGTTCGATCGAAACAAGCAACAATCCCCGCCTCCTCTTAAAATGGAGAGCGCTATGCCGAGCTCACAGGGCTGACCCTGATCGGTTCGTTGTCTGTTGCCCATCGTCCATGGCAAATGAAACAGACAACAGACAACGAACCCCAAACCCCACGTGGATAAGCCTCAAACCAAATTTCAATCCTCTCTCACGGATATCCGAAAATCCGCAATCCAGAAATACCGGAATACCGTGGTCGGGAAAGAAGATGTTTTTTCTCTGATCCGATATGAATTGATCACCTCCCTCCTCGGTGGCTTGCCGGGAGCCGTGGGTTTTCTCCTCCGCCAGATTTTTTATCGCTCTCTGTTTGCCCAGGTAGGTCACGGGGTGGTGTTTGGTCGCTATCTAACCTTGCGACATCCCCACAAAATAAAAATCGGTCATAATGTTATCATCGATGACTACTGCCTGCTAGATGCCAAGGGGTGCAAAGAGGGGGATTTTATTCTGGGAAACAACGTATTGATCAGCCGAAATTGCATTTTAAGCTGTAAGGAAGGCTTTCTGAGGGTTGGAGATAACACCAATTTTGGAGCTAACTGTAGCCTCTACTCTGTGAGTCGTATCGATATTGGATCGGATGTATTATTCGCGGCGAATTGTTATATAGGAGGTTCCATGTATTATTTCCATCGAACTGATATGCCACCCATTCAGCAAGGTTCTTACTCAAAAGGTGGCGTAGTTATTGGCGATGGGTGCTGGCTGGGAGCCGATGTCAAAGTCCTAGATGGCGTTAAAATAGGACCCGGTACCATTGTGGGTGCCGGAGCAGTGGTTCTGGAGGACGTAGAATCTTTTTCCATTGTAGCCGGTGTCCCTGCAAAACTTATCCGAAAACGAATCTAAGAATAGTCCGGTAAGCAGGGAACCCAAGGACTCTTTCCTGACCGATAAATCCGGTCATTAAACCTGTCGGAAAATTTAACTTTTTCCGTTCTTCCAATATAAGATATTTTGTAAGAAATTAGTCTAAAGAGGGTCTCTTCTAACCCATGGATCGATTCGTTAAAGCTGTTGAAGAATTTAACACCGGGCATTACTTCGAGTGCCATGATACGTTGGAAGAAATATGGATGGAAGCCATCCAGGATCGGTTTTTCTACCAGGGACTTATCCATCTGGCCGTGGGTTTTTATCATCTGCTCAATGAAAATTATGCCGGGGCCGAAAGTCAACTGTCCAAAGGACTCCTCAAGCTGGAGGGTTTTAGACCGGTCTATCAGGGTATTGAGCTCTCTCAGCTCTTGAATAAGGTCCAAATCTGCCTGTCCCAGGTTCAAGCTCTCAAAGCAAAAACCCTGGACCGGTTTGATCTCTCCTTGATTCCTAAGATCGAGTGGGTTTGAAATCTGAAGGTCAGGTATGGGTCAATCCAATTGGATAATGGGAATCGATGTGGGGGGAACTTTCACCGATTTAATG from Candidatus Limnocylindrales bacterium harbors:
- a CDS encoding HEAT repeat domain-containing protein; the protein is MNDPSNKFSNLIHPLSLGSPSAKAKEEIEDLKSYLEVSRDFQNDKEVDLIKEILLLLEKAIKVCQIYHSGHPTYQKFIELLGKRFEVCQTHIDPIVLRIEQFEIIFEDEVVYKNSDKNVSVAFKLFKDGITFLSFYKGLTQQEIVEFVGALALASRDENKSEDLLTLFWEKDFEHIAYQVIDHFIETELADNEEYKAFIEKLNSESGVDLKTIPPEDLRSDEPTEIALEFGFSPEIFLQPLPDSSDWKKEELIPLTQSDLEEIKKIKEQINTETPLNLVYKMTAILFEVLHLRKGLSEYKEILNVLEKIVEPLVAHGNFFSASEILQKLRREIIPLATQLSPEHLKLVQDVIDRIGNLQGINRVEMGLKSLHPDRLGWVLDFLTLLSPQAIPYLAGLLKKVRDSRVQKVLYEAILALGRENISMLLTALETGALPMTSEIVSLILEQQKTTEEHREEWVRLTHLALHKDPKVRESLADVLGKLPHPMSGSLLLKLLQDPDPGVRSRALTSLSHFHDDKIAAGLLKIIIRKDFNTKPFAEKKEFFKALGNQKSIRTIPILRKILQREERWFNLGKYDEVRLGATLALGILGAQEGPLALAAREALKEGTQSRRKIVREACEKILKKIGS
- a CDS encoding HD-GYP domain-containing protein, whose product is MNKPTTSTFLPGELEKLTERQIGKFGITFILQLYGSLKTIHLHEFHHPAVGKSLEKLYSTLTDLQSKIGDLVLQLVDEYLFLNEIRLPIHAESFMAYDVIASRMKSYRIGGMVFLRGVDLEELKKFMYLFLQIDSQSQEPFKQLTASLRNHAITGIRLLRPEEIAKNVKSTAVDIREKAKMAYFRTIFVAKQTAQDVLEKETLNVRRVKRAVQPIVDLVLQDEFALLGLMTIQNYDAYTSNHSVNVSVYSIILGQRLGLSKKQLGDLGVTALFHDIGKTEIPRKVLNKPSKLTDEEWRVLQEHPITAAIALVKLKEVSELIVKAMIVGFEHHLNYDLSGYPKLTRQRKQHPFSRIVSIADCFDAMTSARVYSKPISPDNALALMLKKSGKTHDPVLLKLFINTIGVYPVGTLVQLNTGELGIVLRTNPREILRPQIKLILDSQGRKLDGEVINLAAQGETFKRDIVKVLNPTEYGINVSDLM
- the ruvX gene encoding Holliday junction resolvase RuvX, whose protein sequence is MSKILGLDVGDTKIGIAISDRLGFIAYGFAILKRRNIYGDIQYIQRLIREQHVDELVVGLPIKMDGHKSRQTEKTLIFTKLLRKQLNIPVHTWDERLTTVEAIKTLKSGKIRRKQRAHLIDKVAATIILQSYLDRKNYRNHPVDVSL
- a CDS encoding radical SAM protein, whose translation is MKVSLYVPPGGYFAERWSQGHMMPALGILYMAAVLEKNGIDVEVVPSHVLKLSWRDIYRRIETDKPDVVGITTTTENRFLGFKLAKVAKRAYPETFVVMGGPHFNGTAHDTLLHLPFVDGVVSGEGEMTLLELVKALEQKGDLKDIQGLSFRKDGHILHNPKRVLVPDLNELPLPARHLEPWKAYNFTMDIPGKGPVPAGNMMTSRGCPFTCTFCATPTNWGRKVRGLTPENVVKEVEHLMEHYEAQAIWFYDDTFNYNPKRLEKICDLMIERKLNVKWYCEIRVDVMSKRLLAKMAEAGLYYVGFGIESASERVSRDIVTKQATLQEAYDVIRWSLEFGIIPNPFFIFSHPTETWEEAQETIRVIEETRAMGCDVSASITHIYPGTPLEQRAKAEGKLPKDFSWTKKNDRRVILLTAAQGHAPLYIDKLTWSQICELIFRFSNVHRKISLYRKIPIVLKSIRSWGDVYRYSVMAFVFARLKLRRLFDRNKQQSPPPLKMESAMPSSQG
- a CDS encoding DapH/DapD/GlmU-related protein yields the protein MDKPQTKFQSSLTDIRKSAIQKYRNTVVGKEDVFSLIRYELITSLLGGLPGAVGFLLRQIFYRSLFAQVGHGVVFGRYLTLRHPHKIKIGHNVIIDDYCLLDAKGCKEGDFILGNNVLISRNCILSCKEGFLRVGDNTNFGANCSLYSVSRIDIGSDVLFAANCYIGGSMYYFHRTDMPPIQQGSYSKGGVVIGDGCWLGADVKVLDGVKIGPGTIVGAGAVVLEDVESFSIVAGVPAKLIRKRI